The genomic interval ACACAGCTTCGGGAAAAACCGAAGCTGCTTTTCTACCTATTATTACGAAAATTGAGGATCGTGCTCAGAAAGAGTTAAAGGCACTCTATATTTCTCCACTTAAAGCGTTAATCAATAACCAATTTGATCGGATTGAACGCTTATGCCAACATTGTGAGATTAATATCTATCGTTGGCATGGGGATGTAGGCCAAAGTCACAAAAACAAACTACTTAAAAGCCCTTCGGGAATTCTTCAGATTACGCCTGAATCCTTAGAAAGCCTTTTTATTAATAAGACGGGGTATTTGAAACCTCTTTTCCAGGGCATAGAATTTATCGTGATTGATGAAATCCACTCGTTCCTCGATTCTCAGCGAGGCACGCAACTACGTTCCTTGTTATCGAGGATGGAAACGTATACGCGGGTTCGACCCCGTATTATTGGCTTATCCGCAACTATTCGAAATTTTACTCTGGTAAAACAATGGGTTAATTATCATCGACCCGAAGAGGTTAAAGTGGTCGAAGCGTCGGATGAGGGCAAGGAACTTCAGTATTCCTTATTACATTTTCCCGCTGGAAAGGAAGGGAAAATACCCTTAGGGCTTTTCGAGGACCTGAGAGAGGTCACTAGAGAGTATCAATCTCTCATTTTTTGTAACAGTCGAGGCACGGTGGAAGAAACGACGGTCACGCTTAACCGTTTAGCCGAAAAGGAGGGGATCCAAGAAGGGTACTTTGCTCATCATTCCTCGATCGATAAAGCCGAAAGAGAGTACGTCGAGAAAAGGTTGGCGACGTCAAGAACCCCTCAGAGTATTGTTTGTACCAGCTCGCTAGAACTTGGGATCGATATTGGAGCGCTCGATTTGGTCTGTCAACTGGACACTACCTTTACGGTTTCCTCCCTCAAGCAACGCATGGGGCGTTCTGGCAGAAGGCAAGAAGACGCGCAAATCCTTCAGATGTATACCACCAGTGAAGACAGCTTGGTACAGTCCATTGCCGTCATGAAGCTCTTACTCGAAGGATGGATTGAGCCAGCTGCGGGTTATCCTGTGCCCTATGATATTGCCTTTCATCAAATCATCTCTCTTTGTCAGGAGTATAATGGCATGACTTGGAGTCAACTCCTTCATATCCTCGAAAAAAATGCTGCCTTTTACAAGCTTTCCAAGCAGGATATGGTGAACCTCATTAATCATATGGTGATGACGGAGATGTTAGAGATCGTTCCTGGACACAATGAGTATATTGTGGGGCTAGAGGGAGAGCGACTATTAAGAGGAAAGGATTTTTACTCGGTCTTCATGGTGGCCCTTTATTATGAAGTGTACTGTGGCATGCGCAAGATCGGGCAACTCGATAAAGGAGTTAGGTTTGATATTGGGGAAAACGTCATCTTAGCAGGAAAGCTATGGACCATTAAGGATATGGACACGAAGAAGAATAAGATTTTCGTCCAAGCTGCGGTGAATGCTAAAAAGCCAAAGTATCTGAGTGATCCAGGTAAGATTGATCGTAAAATCGCAGAAACGATGGTTAACGTTTTGTGTTCGGAGGAACAATTCCAATACCTTGACGCCAAAGCAACAGAGTGTCTGTCGAGTACGCGACGAAAGTATTCCATGTATCATGTATCTGCCAATCAGCGTATTGCATGGGAGGAGCGTGAGGTTCTGGTCTTTGAGCCTTTTGCGGGAACTGTGATTTGTAATACTCTGATTTGGCTGCTCAGAGCGGTATCTGGTCTTGATATCAAACGCAGGCCGAGTCAAATAGAACGCATTGTATTGCCAAAGGATGTGGTGTTTTCAGACCTTATAGACAGGATCCGAAATCGAGTTTGGGAGGAAGCGGATCTGGTCTTGTTCATCAGGGAAAATGAGTGGCTGGTAACAAGATACTCGCCCTATTTGACGGACGAGCTGCAACAAAAAATGCATTTAAAGAGCGAACTAGATCTTAAAGGGGCCTTGGACTTTCTGGAGAGTTATCAATTTGTTACTATTTCTTTGACTGAATAAGGAAGGGTATCAATGAAACATCGTTACTTTGTTCCTTTGTTTCCCCTGATGTGAAAAGTTCGGTGTTAATTGGCCTCGTCGCAACCGCATTAATGATAAGAGACGCAGGGTGATCTGTGTCTCTTATCATTAAAACTTTAAATACATCCTTTTCACCGAAAAATATCCAATCATGACCCCGACAGGAACCATCCCCAGAGCTCATATCCAGGAGCGAGTTAGTAAAACTACTTCAAGACCAAGTAACAGTTGGCCTGGCAAAGCCATTAAGGAGATGGCCTTCCTCGCCGCCTCCATCTTTGTCTCTGGTAGCCAAGGGAAATAATTAAAAAATGGGGCATTAATTACTTCCGGCCAGGAGATCCCCACAACATTGGTCAACATAATCAAAAATACAATCCAAAGAAGCCATTTGTAATCTCCTGGAAAGACTATAATCATGACTAGGTAGGTCCCAACAAGTTTGAAGTAGAAACCGACGTCCCCTTCATTACGTAACACGGCCTTGAGGCACATTTCCACTAATCCATTCACTGGGCTTCGTTTCTCAAAAAGCAGGTTCGAGTTTCTGAATAATAATGGGCGTTTCCTAGAGAAGCTGGGTTTTTTTACATAACGCAAAAAGCAATAGCCAATGCAGAATCAAATAATGAGAAATGATCCATTGAACATTGTCGAGGATTATTGGGAATTGGATGATAGATGTAATCATCCAATTGGATGTTGTAAGGTGGGAATCTCCCCCATATAATTAGCCTAAAACTTTATAGGGGGAAAATAACTATGCAACATACTTATGCCGAAAGAGTAAATCACATGGAA from Desulfosporosinus sp. Sb-LF carries:
- a CDS encoding DEAD/DEAH box helicase, whose translation is MGGVFTDTFKLLSKKMQQRIWAMKWEYFTPVQDQTIPLIMQTDSDIIVSANTASGKTEAAFLPIITKIEDRAQKELKALYISPLKALINNQFDRIERLCQHCEINIYRWHGDVGQSHKNKLLKSPSGILQITPESLESLFINKTGYLKPLFQGIEFIVIDEIHSFLDSQRGTQLRSLLSRMETYTRVRPRIIGLSATIRNFTLVKQWVNYHRPEEVKVVEASDEGKELQYSLLHFPAGKEGKIPLGLFEDLREVTREYQSLIFCNSRGTVEETTVTLNRLAEKEGIQEGYFAHHSSIDKAEREYVEKRLATSRTPQSIVCTSSLELGIDIGALDLVCQLDTTFTVSSLKQRMGRSGRRQEDAQILQMYTTSEDSLVQSIAVMKLLLEGWIEPAAGYPVPYDIAFHQIISLCQEYNGMTWSQLLHILEKNAAFYKLSKQDMVNLINHMVMTEMLEIVPGHNEYIVGLEGERLLRGKDFYSVFMVALYYEVYCGMRKIGQLDKGVRFDIGENVILAGKLWTIKDMDTKKNKIFVQAAVNAKKPKYLSDPGKIDRKIAETMVNVLCSEEQFQYLDAKATECLSSTRRKYSMYHVSANQRIAWEEREVLVFEPFAGTVICNTLIWLLRAVSGLDIKRRPSQIERIVLPKDVVFSDLIDRIRNRVWEEADLVLFIRENEWLVTRYSPYLTDELQQKMHLKSELDLKGALDFLESYQFVTISLTE
- a CDS encoding ABC transporter permease yields the protein MRYVKKPSFSRKRPLLFRNSNLLFEKRSPVNGLVEMCLKAVLRNEGDVGFYFKLVGTYLVMIIVFPGDYKWLLWIVFLIMLTNVVGISWPEVINAPFFNYFPWLPETKMEAARKAISLMALPGQLLLGLEVVLLTRSWI